A region of Campylobacter suis DNA encodes the following proteins:
- a CDS encoding saccharopine dehydrogenase family protein, translating into MKHILIIGAGGVSQVATVKCAMNTSVFSKTTLASRTKSKCDAIAKFIKERLGVEINTAQIDADDTEAVVELIKKTGAQLLLNVALPYQDLTLMDACVKAGIPYIDTANYEHPDTAKFEYKLQWAKDENFKNANTMALLGSGFDPGVTNVFCAYAQQNLFDEIHEIDILDCNAGDHGYAFATNFNPEINLREVSSKGRYWEDGEWIETEPMQISFKWDYPKIGVKDSYLLYHEELESLVKNIKGLRRIRFFMTFGQSYLTHMKCLENVGMLRIDEVEHNGVKIVPIQFLKTLLPDPASLGPRTKGKTNIGCVIRGIKNKKERQVYIYNVCDHEACYAETGAQAVSYTTGVPAMIGSMLVAKGVWSGKGVFNMENFDAKPFMDELNRQGLPWEIIEMKPGERYEVERKI; encoded by the coding sequence ATGAAACACATCTTAATCATCGGTGCTGGTGGCGTAAGTCAAGTCGCGACCGTAAAATGTGCGATGAATACGAGCGTTTTTAGCAAGACTACTCTGGCTAGCCGTACAAAAAGTAAGTGCGACGCGATAGCAAAATTTATAAAAGAGCGTTTGGGCGTAGAGATAAACACGGCTCAAATAGACGCCGATGATACAGAAGCAGTTGTCGAACTGATAAAAAAAACAGGCGCACAGTTGCTACTAAATGTAGCTCTTCCTTATCAAGACCTAACCCTTATGGATGCGTGCGTAAAGGCTGGAATTCCTTACATAGATACAGCAAATTATGAGCACCCAGATACGGCAAAATTTGAGTATAAGCTACAATGGGCGAAAGATGAAAATTTCAAAAATGCAAACACGATGGCGCTTCTTGGCTCTGGCTTTGATCCAGGTGTAACAAATGTATTTTGCGCCTATGCTCAGCAAAATTTGTTTGATGAAATTCACGAGATAGATATCCTTGACTGCAACGCTGGCGACCACGGATATGCATTTGCTACAAATTTTAACCCAGAGATAAATCTTCGCGAAGTAAGCTCAAAGGGCAGATACTGGGAAGATGGCGAGTGGATAGAGACTGAGCCAATGCAAATAAGCTTTAAGTGGGACTATCCAAAAATAGGCGTAAAAGATAGCTACTTGCTCTATCATGAAGAGCTTGAGAGCTTGGTTAAAAATATAAAAGGGCTGCGCAGAATTCGCTTTTTTATGACATTTGGTCAAAGCTATTTAACGCACATGAAGTGCCTTGAAAATGTTGGTATGTTGCGTATTGATGAGGTTGAGCATAATGGTGTGAAAATAGTGCCTATTCAGTTTTTAAAGACGCTTCTTCCAGATCCTGCAAGCCTTGGTCCTCGTACAAAGGGCAAGACAAATATCGGCTGCGTTATACGAGGCATAAAAAACAAAAAAGAGCGACAGGTATATATATATAATGTCTGTGATCATGAGGCTTGCTATGCTGAAACAGGTGCACAGGCTGTTAGCTACACTACAGGCGTTCCAGCGATGATAGGCTCTATGCTTGTTGCAAAGGGCGTTTGGAGTGGTAAAGGTGTGTTTAATATGGAAAATTTTGACGCTAAACCATTTATGGATGAGCTAAATCGCCAAGGTTTGCCATGGGAGATTATAGAGATGAAACCAGGCGAAAGATATGAGGTAGAAAGAAAAATTTAA
- a CDS encoding putative bifunctional diguanylate cyclase/phosphodiesterase: MQAAILGPIINTKFAFKITLSMLFVVMLFAIYFDIAALFYIGNFLFCCVCIYNIYLVIPKSGENRESWVLILLGLTTFIASDLIWAFYKIFLVRTSAEYEFLRVMYLVPTVCLFGGNFIFLINRFTSDSTSDKFIIINDMISVFLMIAIFFIAIFDGVDISRVYSSVTYFSGFFNIIFSFFILFCVMSMAYSNQISKLNTSMFLFLIASAIYACTRIYFSYSFFLEVIYDSKYLMILFDMSLLVFSLGAAEIINNKNIRVKSTIFNTLIKFMWPVFLVPIVVKNDKNIGLLAILMFVFVCHSIVSHYTKNSISIKNLKDDEAKKQEALEFELSRQTNEMILTNLKLKEMIDKDYLTGIGSRAFIIQKLKEKCKFLRQGNYIVTYYINIKRFKNINATYGQEVGDKILHMVGKRLLTACADKTDIVGRFSADEFIVITNMMNPEHSACIEFANSLIRLINAEMAIGVYRFSIESVVGIEITGTDSNNDAKDIIKNADKAMYFAKQSPNSNAYVYDESMDERQRYRARLEILMQSAVLMRDFDVHYQPVFDIKSGKIIFAEAFIRWNNREFGFLEAAKFIDIIKSNEYSSKIYSFVLNKIIRDFKDLDQNGIQLPVSINITYRQTTSLEFINIARNLIQSNDINPKMISFEFNEGIWANDGATLDEMFKSLKELGVRICIDDFGIGQSSLIYIKKYEISAVKVASELTANIVNNPQSAQILSSVVAVGRSLNIKTVVKSVEDLSIYEKAKELGCDEAQGYALSHPKPIDRLVNFAKQKGVISLLE; the protein is encoded by the coding sequence ATGCAAGCCGCAATACTTGGGCCTATAATTAACACAAAATTTGCCTTTAAAATCACGCTTTCTATGCTTTTTGTAGTTATGCTTTTTGCGATTTATTTTGACATAGCGGCGCTTTTTTATATCGGGAATTTTCTATTTTGTTGCGTGTGTATCTATAATATCTACCTTGTTATCCCAAAATCTGGTGAAAACCGCGAAAGCTGGGTACTTATCCTTTTAGGACTTACAACTTTTATAGCCTCTGATCTTATCTGGGCATTTTATAAAATTTTTTTAGTGCGGACAAGTGCTGAGTATGAGTTTTTGCGAGTTATGTATCTTGTGCCCACGGTTTGTTTGTTTGGTGGGAATTTTATCTTTTTGATAAACCGCTTTACAAGTGACTCTACTAGTGATAAATTTATTATTATAAATGATATGATTAGCGTTTTTTTGATGATTGCTATCTTTTTTATAGCTATTTTTGATGGCGTTGATATATCAAGAGTTTATAGCAGTGTTACATACTTTAGTGGGTTTTTTAATATCATCTTTAGCTTTTTTATACTCTTTTGCGTTATGAGTATGGCGTACTCAAATCAAATTTCAAAGCTAAATACCAGTATGTTTTTATTCTTAATCGCAAGCGCGATATATGCTTGTACGAGAATTTACTTCTCTTATAGTTTTTTTTTAGAGGTGATTTATGACAGCAAATATCTAATGATATTGTTTGATATGTCGCTTCTAGTCTTTTCTCTTGGTGCTGCAGAAATTATAAACAACAAAAACATCAGGGTAAAATCGACTATTTTTAATACATTGATAAAATTTATGTGGCCTGTATTTTTAGTGCCTATCGTTGTTAAAAATGATAAAAATATAGGACTTTTGGCTATCTTAATGTTTGTATTTGTTTGTCACTCTATCGTTAGTCACTACACTAAAAACTCTATCTCAATTAAAAATTTAAAAGATGATGAGGCAAAAAAGCAAGAGGCTCTTGAGTTTGAACTAAGTCGCCAGACAAATGAGATGATACTTACAAACCTAAAGCTAAAAGAGATGATAGATAAAGACTATCTCACGGGGATTGGCTCAAGAGCATTTATCATTCAAAAACTAAAAGAGAAGTGTAAATTTTTGCGACAGGGTAATTATATAGTAACTTATTATATAAACATAAAAAGATTCAAAAACATAAATGCGACCTATGGACAAGAGGTCGGCGATAAAATTTTGCATATGGTTGGTAAGCGTCTTTTAACTGCTTGTGCGGATAAGACGGACATTGTTGGTAGATTTAGTGCTGATGAGTTTATTGTGATTACAAATATGATGAACCCAGAACATAGTGCTTGCATAGAATTTGCAAATTCTCTTATTAGACTTATAAATGCTGAGATGGCTATAGGCGTTTACCGCTTTTCTATAGAAAGTGTCGTAGGTATAGAGATAACTGGTACAGACAGTAACAACGATGCAAAGGATATCATTAAAAATGCCGATAAAGCGATGTATTTTGCAAAGCAAAGCCCAAATTCAAATGCCTATGTTTATGACGAAAGTATGGATGAGCGTCAAAGGTATCGCGCGAGACTTGAAATTTTAATGCAGTCAGCAGTTTTAATGCGTGACTTTGATGTGCATTATCAGCCAGTTTTTGATATAAAAAGTGGCAAAATCATCTTTGCCGAAGCGTTTATTCGTTGGAATAACCGTGAATTTGGCTTTTTAGAGGCGGCAAAATTTATTGATATCATCAAAAGCAACGAATATTCATCTAAAATTTATAGCTTTGTTTTAAATAAAATCATAAGAGATTTTAAAGATCTAGATCAAAACGGTATCCAGCTTCCAGTGAGTATAAATATAACTTATAGGCAAACAACCTCTCTTGAGTTTATAAACATAGCACGAAATTTGATACAAAGCAATGACATAAACCCAAAGATGATTTCTTTTGAGTTTAATGAGGGTATTTGGGCAAATGACGGTGCAACCCTTGATGAGATGTTTAAGTCCTTAAAAGAGCTAGGTGTGCGTATTTGTATCGATGACTTTGGGATAGGTCAGTCATCGCTCATTTATATCAAAAAATACGAAATAAGCGCTGTAAAGGTTGCCAGTGAGCTAACAGCTAATATAGTAAATAACCCGCAAAGTGCACAAATTTTAAGCTCAGTTGTCGCAGTTGGCAGAAGTTTAAATATCAAAACCGTTGTAAAAAGTGTGGAGGATTTAAGCATTTACGAAAAGGCCAAGGAGCTGGGTTGTGATGAGGCGCAAGGTTACGCACTCTCACACCCTAAGCCAATAGACAGGCTTGTAAATTTTGCAAAGCAAAAGGGCGTTATCTCACTGCTTGAGTGA
- a CDS encoding universal stress protein: MVKKILFPIGAGEDVQPRIYGALLVAKHFNTHIDVLTCQLDPSIVYNMKMTLRGGVLFEEFLKSAKDEILAQHKKNEAIFKRICDELKVTVSATPMLGQATANFLIKDGKRSVIVERESKFYDMVVAAVPLDGKITGTFEAAVMKSGKNAIVIPRFMQNFNPKNILVSWTGTAQSSRALTSSLPLLKQADKVHCITTRAVLGDDDKASLDGLKGYFALHDINATFEIVETNNIPGVALTKAANDGNFNLIVAGRHGENGLREMVLGGTSKFFLENTQIPVFM; this comes from the coding sequence ATGGTCAAAAAAATTCTCTTTCCAATAGGTGCAGGCGAAGATGTACAGCCACGAATTTACGGTGCTTTGCTAGTTGCAAAACACTTTAATACACACATTGATGTACTGACTTGTCAGCTTGATCCAAGTATAGTTTACAATATGAAAATGACGCTTCGCGGAGGTGTGCTTTTTGAGGAGTTTTTAAAATCAGCAAAAGATGAAATTTTAGCCCAACATAAGAAAAACGAGGCGATCTTTAAGCGCATTTGCGATGAGCTTAAAGTTACGGTTAGCGCAACTCCTATGTTAGGTCAAGCTACGGCAAATTTCTTGATAAAAGATGGAAAAAGAAGCGTTATAGTCGAGCGAGAGAGTAAATTTTATGATATGGTAGTAGCAGCCGTGCCACTTGATGGAAAGATAACTGGAACTTTTGAAGCGGCAGTTATGAAAAGCGGTAAAAATGCTATCGTTATCCCAAGATTTATGCAAAATTTTAATCCTAAAAATATCCTTGTTAGCTGGACTGGCACAGCCCAAAGCTCAAGGGCGTTAACTAGCTCACTACCTTTGTTAAAACAAGCTGACAAAGTGCATTGTATCACAACTCGTGCAGTACTTGGTGATGATGATAAAGCAAGCTTAGACGGACTAAAAGGCTACTTTGCACTGCATGATATAAATGCTACTTTTGAGATTGTAGAGACTAATAACATCCCTGGTGTAGCCCTAACAAAGGCAGCAAATGACGGCAACTTTAACCTTATAGTCGCTGGTAGACACGGAGAAAATGGACTAAGGGAGATGGTTCTTGGCGGAACATCTAAATTTTTCCTAGAAAATACACAAATTCCAGTCTTTATGTAA
- a CDS encoding ATP/GTP-binding protein, with translation MRADFNSQAKLSSLDFSFKTSSGDKINLGLYNNKSVEYASARTANSSIQSLTLTHEYGYNFEYVGNGIDANDLKEINEALEKIQPKIDEFLKQIEDDKIFSNSEITNLASSLKSELPQAKDLNHANLIADKTLKMFDSLLEQHKLTQKMLEKVNKLFENVIDNTQKFSFYV, from the coding sequence ATGAGAGCAGACTTTAACTCACAAGCAAAACTAAGCAGCCTTGATTTTTCATTTAAAACAAGCTCTGGAGATAAGATAAATCTAGGACTTTACAACAACAAAAGCGTAGAATACGCAAGTGCAAGGACGGCAAATTCTAGCATTCAAAGCCTAACGCTCACACATGAGTACGGTTATAATTTTGAGTATGTTGGCAACGGCATAGACGCAAACGATCTAAAAGAGATAAACGAGGCACTTGAAAAAATTCAGCCAAAGATAGATGAGTTTTTAAAACAGATCGAAGATGATAAAATTTTCTCAAATAGCGAGATAACAAACCTTGCAAGCAGCCTAAAATCAGAGCTTCCGCAAGCAAAAGACCTAAATCACGCAAATCTAATAGCAGACAAGACGCTAAAAATGTTTGATAGCCTTTTAGAGCAACACAAGCTTACTCAAAAAATGCTAGAAAAAGTCAATAAACTCTTTGAAAATGTTATAGACAACACACAAAAATTCTCATTTTATGTATAG
- a CDS encoding cysteine hydrolase family protein has protein sequence MINDEVIDKFYNGLEYIKLGDLNPKKSCFIVVDMINAFCRQGALASTECAQVVPNLVTVLSKAKQLGFKNFLFIQDRHDDESLEFEAFPPHALAGSDEENIVDELTQLKLGEQVFYKNSFSIAYNADFNKFINEHKEIDTFVIAGCCTDICIFSTALHLSCLSNEQGKKRKIIIPKSLVATYSSYGHDARVYDYIFLKQSADIFNAKIYLDMV, from the coding sequence ATGATAAATGATGAGGTGATAGATAAATTTTATAATGGGCTTGAATATATAAAATTAGGCGACTTAAACCCAAAAAAGAGCTGTTTTATCGTTGTTGATATGATAAATGCCTTTTGTAGGCAAGGGGCTTTAGCATCAACAGAGTGCGCGCAGGTTGTCCCAAATTTAGTTACAGTTTTAAGCAAGGCAAAGCAGCTTGGTTTTAAGAACTTTTTGTTTATACAAGATAGGCATGATGATGAAAGTCTTGAGTTTGAGGCCTTTCCGCCGCACGCATTAGCTGGAAGCGATGAGGAGAATATAGTAGATGAACTCACTCAGCTTAAACTTGGCGAGCAAGTTTTTTATAAAAATTCATTTTCGATCGCTTATAATGCTGATTTTAACAAATTTATAAACGAACATAAAGAGATTGACACATTTGTTATAGCTGGATGTTGCACGGATATTTGCATATTTTCAACAGCACTACATCTAAGTTGTCTTTCAAATGAGCAGGGTAAAAAACGAAAGATAATCATCCCAAAAAGCCTAGTTGCCACTTACAGCTCATATGGGCATGACGCCAGGGTTTATGATTATATATTTTTAAAACAATCCGCAGACATTTTTAACGCCAAAATTTATCTAGATATGGTTTAA
- the aqpZ gene encoding aquaporin Z, translating to MQKYLAECFGTFWLVFGGCGSAVLAAAFPELGIGFTGVSLAFGLTVLTMAYAVGHISGGHFNPAVSVGLLVGGRFNGKDLLPYIIAQVIGATLAAGVLYLIASGKAGFDVTASGFASNGYGEHSPNGFSLTSALLIEVVLTAFFLIIILGSTDERAPKGFAPIAIGLALTLIHLISIPVTNTSVNPARSTGVAIFQGTWAIEQLWLFWIAPIVGAVIGALIYKLIGCSCCKR from the coding sequence ATGCAAAAATATCTCGCGGAGTGCTTTGGCACTTTTTGGCTAGTTTTTGGAGGTTGTGGAAGTGCTGTTTTAGCAGCCGCCTTTCCTGAGCTAGGTATAGGTTTTACAGGCGTTTCGCTTGCATTTGGTTTAACAGTTTTAACAATGGCTTATGCGGTTGGACACATTAGCGGTGGTCACTTTAACCCTGCTGTTTCGGTTGGTTTGCTAGTTGGCGGTCGTTTTAATGGTAAAGATTTATTGCCTTACATTATCGCACAAGTTATCGGCGCAACTCTAGCTGCTGGGGTTCTTTATCTTATCGCAAGCGGCAAGGCTGGCTTTGATGTAACAGCAAGCGGTTTTGCCAGTAATGGGTATGGCGAGCACTCACCAAATGGCTTTAGCCTTACATCTGCACTTCTTATAGAAGTAGTCCTAACAGCCTTTTTTCTTATCATCATTCTTGGTTCAACCGATGAGCGTGCACCAAAAGGCTTTGCTCCGATAGCCATAGGACTAGCACTAACACTTATCCACCTTATAAGCATACCAGTCACAAACACATCGGTAAATCCAGCTCGCTCAACTGGTGTTGCCATATTTCAAGGTACTTGGGCGATAGAGCAGCTTTGGCTTTTTTGGATAGCGCCTATCGTTGGAGCCGTGATAGGAGCTTTGATATATAAACTTATAGGTTGTTCTTGCTGCAAGAGATAA
- a CDS encoding L-arabinose ABC transporter, producing MCCFGTRIFLLIFITVFSFGLNRLYPQVPVVFYYFILANLLAFLMMFLFFTARLPSFVKPNAIHYFSLIGGFLGSLCAMMIFKKFAKDSFTVVQILLFVIWIAALTLLVLNFSFVSEFFRELVYATPR from the coding sequence ATGTGTTGTTTTGGAACTAGAATTTTTTTACTTATATTCATTACAGTTTTTAGTTTTGGACTAAACAGGCTGTATCCTCAGGTGCCAGTCGTGTTTTATTATTTTATACTTGCAAATTTACTTGCTTTTTTAATGATGTTTTTGTTTTTTACCGCTCGTCTGCCAAGCTTTGTAAAGCCAAATGCGATACACTACTTTTCGCTCATTGGAGGCTTTTTAGGTTCACTTTGTGCGATGATGATATTTAAGAAATTTGCAAAAGATAGTTTTACTGTGGTGCAAATTTTACTTTTTGTTATTTGGATAGCAGCACTTACTTTGCTAGTATTAAATTTTAGCTTTGTTAGCGAGTTTTTTAGGGAGTTGGTTTATGCTACGCCTAGATGA
- the dcuC gene encoding C4-dicarboxylate transporter DcuC, with protein sequence MESFRLILAILGIVAVVFLLIKKFETRTVLIGVGLLLCLAAFDPMAGFKAFTDNMVKAGLIKAICASMGFAFVMKYTKCDQHLVRLLTSPLKNVGFVLIPLTVALTYFINIAIPSAAGCSAAVGATLIPLLMAAGVRPEMAAASVFAGTFGGVLSPGSAHNVFVADMVKKSVPDYTVQEVIKVQFPSAITSLIVVLIAMSVIAIILKDYQKGTNFSNTNDKASTTTIEKTNFLYAMMPLVPLVILVIGGTSLKNYPFLAWTKMGVAEAMLLGAIVSIAVTWTNPQKITKEFFSGMGSAYAEVMGIIIAAGVFVAGLTACGAIDVVITWLKSSNEFVKFGGTFIPFIMGVVTGSGDAAAMAFNQAITVHAADLGFDQATLGMAAAIAGALGRSASPIAGACIVCAGIAMVSPVAIAKRTALGMFLSVVVIAFFVL encoded by the coding sequence ATGGAGAGTTTTAGACTGATTTTAGCGATACTTGGTATCGTAGCCGTGGTGTTTTTGCTTATTAAAAAATTTGAAACACGCACCGTGCTTATAGGCGTTGGCTTGTTGCTTTGTCTAGCCGCGTTTGATCCGATGGCTGGCTTTAAAGCCTTTACTGATAATATGGTAAAAGCTGGACTCATAAAGGCTATTTGTGCTAGTATGGGCTTTGCTTTTGTTATGAAATATACAAAATGCGACCAGCACCTTGTGCGCCTTTTAACTAGCCCGCTTAAAAATGTTGGCTTTGTGCTTATCCCGCTAACTGTTGCGCTGACATATTTTATAAATATCGCCATTCCTTCAGCAGCAGGTTGTTCAGCAGCTGTTGGCGCTACTCTTATACCTTTGCTAATGGCAGCTGGCGTGCGCCCTGAGATGGCAGCAGCTTCAGTTTTTGCAGGCACTTTTGGCGGAGTTTTAAGCCCTGGCTCAGCGCACAATGTCTTTGTTGCTGATATGGTTAAAAAGAGTGTGCCTGACTACACAGTACAAGAGGTTATAAAAGTGCAGTTTCCAAGCGCGATAACATCTTTAATCGTCGTTCTTATAGCCATGAGCGTGATAGCCATAATCTTAAAAGACTATCAAAAGGGTACAAATTTTAGTAACACAAATGATAAAGCTAGCACAACAACTATCGAAAAGACAAATTTTTTATATGCGATGATGCCACTTGTTCCACTGGTTATCTTAGTTATAGGCGGCACAAGCCTTAAAAACTATCCATTTTTAGCATGGACAAAGATGGGTGTTGCAGAGGCAATGCTTCTTGGTGCTATCGTTTCTATCGCTGTAACTTGGACAAATCCACAAAAAATCACGAAAGAATTTTTTAGTGGTATGGGGAGCGCGTATGCTGAGGTTATGGGTATCATCATAGCAGCTGGAGTTTTTGTCGCTGGACTAACTGCATGCGGAGCGATAGATGTTGTTATAACATGGTTAAAAAGCTCAAATGAATTTGTAAAATTTGGCGGAACTTTCATACCATTTATCATGGGTGTGGTTACTGGCTCAGGTGATGCAGCGGCTATGGCGTTTAATCAGGCTATTACGGTGCATGCAGCAGACCTTGGTTTTGATCAAGCCACACTTGGTATGGCAGCAGCTATCGCTGGTGCTCTTGGTCGTTCAGCTTCTCCGATAGCTGGTGCTTGCATAGTTTGTGCTGGTATTGCTATGGTTAGCCCTGTTGCTATCGCTAAAAGAACGGCTTTGGGAATGTTTTTATCTGTTGTTGTCATAGCATTTTTTGTACTTTAA
- the pepT gene encoding peptidase T, giving the protein MEILERFLNYTKINTTTNRENGANGIMPSNPTELTLAKAIKAELEAMGVKDILLSDKTILIAKLPSNLDHKVPSVSFFAHLDTSAEQTNDTKAQVVKYSGGDICLNKELEIYLKQSEFSELANYVGDEIIVTDGTSLLGADDKAAIAAIVNAFEYFCTHPEIKHGEIVACFVPDEEQGLRGAKALDTALVSTDFGYCLDCCEIGEFIYENWNAGDCVLTFKGQSAHPMNAKGKLVNSLLLAHKFISLLPNGEAPEYTENKEGYYWVKELSGNSAKTVLKLDIREFDEAKYHERKAFLQNLADGLNKIWDNRIDIKISDRYENVYNYLKDENAPAIRYAKQAYENLGITPKIKPMRGGYDGAVISAKGIPCPNIFTGAHNFHSIYEYLPLNSLKAASDVIKQIVTLVAKG; this is encoded by the coding sequence ATGGAAATTTTGGAGCGTTTTTTAAACTATACAAAAATAAATACAACTACAAATAGAGAAAACGGTGCAAATGGCATAATGCCATCAAACCCAACCGAGCTAACTCTAGCAAAGGCTATAAAGGCAGAGCTTGAAGCTATGGGAGTAAAAGACATCTTGCTTAGCGATAAGACTATACTTATCGCAAAACTCCCTTCAAATTTAGATCACAAAGTTCCAAGTGTATCCTTTTTCGCTCATCTTGATACAAGTGCTGAGCAGACAAATGATACAAAAGCACAGGTAGTAAAATATAGCGGAGGCGACATCTGCTTAAATAAAGAGCTTGAAATTTATCTAAAACAAAGTGAGTTTAGTGAGCTTGCAAACTATGTTGGAGATGAGATTATTGTGACTGATGGAACTAGTTTGCTTGGGGCTGATGATAAAGCAGCTATAGCAGCGATAGTGAATGCATTTGAGTATTTTTGCACTCATCCAGAGATAAAGCATGGCGAGATAGTGGCTTGCTTTGTTCCTGATGAAGAGCAGGGGTTACGCGGGGCAAAAGCACTTGATACAGCTCTTGTTAGCACTGATTTTGGATATTGTTTGGATTGTTGTGAAATAGGAGAATTTATCTATGAAAACTGGAACGCAGGAGACTGCGTTCTTACCTTTAAAGGTCAGTCTGCTCATCCTATGAATGCCAAAGGAAAGCTTGTAAATTCGCTACTTTTAGCACATAAATTTATCTCACTTTTACCAAATGGTGAAGCTCCAGAATACACTGAAAATAAAGAGGGATATTACTGGGTTAAGGAACTAAGTGGAAATAGTGCAAAGACGGTATTAAAGCTTGATATTAGGGAATTTGATGAGGCAAAATACCACGAGCGAAAAGCCTTTTTGCAAAATTTAGCTGACGGGTTGAACAAAATTTGGGATAATCGCATTGATATAAAAATATCTGATCGATATGAAAATGTCTATAATTACCTAAAAGACGAGAATGCACCAGCCATACGCTACGCAAAACAGGCTTATGAAAATTTAGGTATCACGCCAAAGATAAAGCCAATGCGTGGTGGCTATGATGGGGCTGTTATCTCAGCAAAGGGTATCCCGTGCCCAAATATCTTTACTGGTGCGCATAATTTTCACTCGATATATGAGTATTTGCCACTTAATTCACTAAAGGCTGCAAGTGATGTTATAAAGCAGATAGTAACATTAGTAGCAAAGGGCTAA
- the pepE gene encoding dipeptidase PepE: protein MKKALLLSASSYKDTGYLNHCKGWIKDFCGERWDDEILFIPFAGVRRTNEEYEKKVRECLNNDKIVSIHRYKDKKAAVKNAKTIAVGGGNTFMLLHLLYKFDLVDAVREAVEDGALYFGWSAGANVAGSTMMTTNDMPIVMPRSFDSFKIFPHQINPHFISGKISGHNGESREERLEEFLIANQKSQIYALPEGSAIVINGYEAQIFGHADALKFEYEKEPQTIQLGLKFKI from the coding sequence ATGAAAAAAGCACTACTTTTAAGCGCGTCAAGCTATAAAGATACAGGCTACTTAAATCACTGCAAAGGCTGGATAAAAGACTTTTGTGGCGAGCGTTGGGATGATGAAATTTTGTTTATCCCATTTGCTGGAGTTAGGCGAACGAACGAAGAGTATGAAAAAAAGGTTCGTGAGTGCTTAAATAACGATAAGATCGTATCTATACACCGATATAAAGATAAAAAAGCAGCAGTTAAAAATGCTAAAACTATCGCAGTTGGCGGGGGAAATACTTTCATGCTTTTGCATCTTCTTTATAAATTTGATCTAGTTGATGCGGTGCGTGAGGCTGTTGAAGATGGTGCACTTTACTTTGGCTGGTCGGCTGGAGCAAATGTTGCTGGAAGCACGATGATGACAACAAATGATATGCCTATCGTTATGCCACGCTCGTTTGATAGTTTTAAAATTTTTCCACATCAAATAAACCCACATTTTATCAGTGGTAAAATTTCGGGACATAATGGCGAGAGTAGGGAGGAGCGACTTGAAGAGTTTTTAATAGCTAATCAAAAATCGCAAATTTATGCACTTCCTGAAGGGTCTGCGATAGTTATAAACGGCTATGAGGCGCAGATATTTGGTCATGCGGATGCGTTAAAATTTGAGTATGAAAAAGAGCCACAGACTATACAGCTTGGCTTGAAATTTAAAATTTAA